From the Lysinibacillus fusiformis genome, the window GCGAATCATGAACTATCAAGGAGCGGCAAGCCCACATTACGAATTAATCGACTTGAATATATTCGTGATTGGTTTGTGAAATATCTATAATAGGGTGGCCTAAGAAGAGCATAGCTTCTTAGGCTATTTTTAATAGAAAAGCCCTGTATGATTGTTTATAACGTTTCAATCGTTTGAAAAATCTCTTTGTAAAGGATATCTAACCCTTTCTCACCTTTCATATAGAAATACCAAACATCTTCTCGATTTGCATCATGATCATATAAATAAATTGTTGTATGAGAACCGTTATGTAATGATTCCCAATGAGCCGTTTCAAATGTAGTTCCTTCTCTTGTAAATGGAAAATGACGTTTTGGTGAATCAAAAAAAACAATGGGGATTTTAGCGTTTTCATAAGCTTTAACCAATTTATCAGCTGATGCTTCTTCAAACATCACGGGTGTTATCATAACAGCATCAAAATTTGTGGAAATATGTAATGTATCCTCGCTAAATTCATCTAATGCAATGGTTTCGAAATGAATTTTTTCGTTATTTAATTCAGGGATAGTACCAACTACAGCCATTTTTAAAGGCGCTCCATCATATTTAGTTTCATCATTTGAACATGCAACTAATACTAACAAACTTAATATGAATAAAAATTTTTTCACAATTATCCTCCTTTTTTCTCACGATATCGTTGTGTTCATCACATAAAAAAAGAATCACAACAAGGTGTGATTCTCGATGGGTTAGTCGATTTTCTGGATGAACACGACCTTCAGATAATTAAACTCAGGGTATTCACGTTGTACTCGGAAATCCTTCGGCAAACCGTATTCCTCCACGATTTTATAGCGTGTACGAGTTTCTTTAAATGCTTGGTCAATAAAGCCTTTGAACTTTTTCATACCGAAGCTAGCATTATTTGTGGAAGCCACAATGATGCCGTTTTTAGCGGTAATGGCAATCGTGTCCTTCAGTAATTTAGGGTAGTCCTTTGCCGTTGAAAAGGTCATTTGCTTCGTACGTGCAAAGCTAGGTGGGTCTAAAACGACAAGGTCAAACTGTAAAGCATGACGCTGCGCATATTTAAAATAATGAAAGACATCCATGACTTTTATATCCTGTGCCTCATAATCAATATGATTGACACTAAATTGCTCAATTGTTTTGGCTAGACTGCGCTTGGCTACATCTACACTCGTTGTCTTGATGGCACCTCCTAGAGCAGCTGCCACAGAAAATGCTCCTGTATAGGAGAACGTATTCAGCATGTCAGTATTATTCGCATAACGCTCACGAATAGCTAATCGCACCTCACGTTGATCAAGGAAAATCCCTGTCATGGCACCATCGTTTAAATGCACTGCATAGGTCATACCATTTTCCTTTACCATGATGGGAAATTCGCCTGGCGTGCCCATCACAAAATCATCCTGCTCGATATACTGCCCTTTGCTATCAAAGCGTTTTTTCTCATAAATCGCTTGGTAGTTCACTGTCTCAGCAAGCGCCTCATAAACCACTTCTCTAAATGAGTAAATACCCTCACTATACCAGCTCACCATGTAGTAGCCGTTAAAAAAGTCGATCGTTAGACCGCCGATGCCATCTCCTTCACCGTTAAATACACGAAAGGCTGTTGTGTTTTCATTGTTGAAGAATGCAGCACGATTGTCGATGGCTTTTTTGAATTTTTTCATAAAAAAAGGTTTATCGATGGTTTCATTCGCATCGGTCGTTAGCACCCAGCCAATCCCTTTATTTTGGATTCCGTAGTAACCTGTTCCAATAAAACGGTTATGGTGATCCATGAGCTTTAGGAGTGTTCCTTGCTCAGCAGGTAGACGTCGTGCATCGACCGCATCCTTTGAAATAAGAGGGTAGCCTTTTTTTAATTGATCAGAAAAGGGCTGTTGTATTTGTAGTGCCATTATTTGTGTCATAGTGTCATCCTTTAAAAAACGTTTTGCTCTATTATCGCACTGTTTGAGCGGGATAGCCAAACTTATTTCAGGAATTGCGCAATTTTTGTCACGGTTTCAATTGTTGCGTCTTCAAAATAATTCATTTTACTGAAATAGCTATGGATTAATCCTGGCATTGTAATATGCTCGACTGCCACACCAGCAGCCTTTAACTTTTGTGCATAGCTTAGACCCTCATCAAAGAGAACATCTGCCTCTGCCGCGATAATCAATGTTTTTGGCATGTTACGGACATCCTCTAGCTGAAGAGGGGACACAAATGGATTCGTGAAGTTTGCTTCCTCCGTATAGTGCTGAGAGAACCATTGCATGGCTTGTGCATCTAAGCCGTAATTTTCACCATATGCCAGATAGGATACTGTTGAAAAATCGACATTTGTCACAGGATAGATCAGTGCTTGCGCTTGTAGCGTTGGACCATCCAGTGCAGTAGCTAAGTGCGCAACGACTGTAGCCAAATTTCCACCTGCACTATCCCCAGCAACCGACAATCGACTTACATCTCCACCTATTGCTTCAATATGGTCATGCACCCATACTAAGCTATCGTAGGCATCGTGTAAGGGTGTTGGGAAGGGGTATTCGGGTGCTAAACGATAATCCACTGACACCACAATCGCCTGTGCCTGATCTGCTAATAGCTGGCAGCCTGCATCGACAGATTCTAAATTGCCATAGACCCAGCCACCACCATGGTAATAAACAATAACTGGTAATGCTTTACCGACAACGGGCGTATAAAGCCGAACTGTAATTTGCGCGCCATCTCGCACCGTAATGTTGTGATCCTCAATGGATGCTAGCTTCGGTTTATGGGCGGATTGCCATTGCGTAACCGTTCGCATAGCTCTCGCTTCCTGTGGTGTCACTTTGTAATAAGGTGTACCAGTACGCTGAGCTTCTATATAGTGAACAGCTTCTTTTCTTAAAGTAGTCATCTTCATCATTCCTTTATCATGAGGTTTGTTATTTCTATTATAAACTATTCGTATAATTTTACTAGGATTTGATTTAGAAAAAGTTTATTTATTTATAAATGAGGTGAAATCAGCGCATTATGTTTATAATAAAAAGGATGAACGTATTTGGAGGGACAGTATGATTTCTTTAATTGTGGCACATGATGACAACCACGTCATCGGTTATAACAATGGGATGCCGTGGCATTTACCAGGGGATTTGCAGTATTTTAAACAAAAAACAATGGGCAAGCCTATGATTATGGGACGTAAAACATTTGAATCCATCGGTCGACCACTTCCAGGGCGACGCAACATCGTCATTACGCGTGATGAAAACTATCAGGCAGAGGGCATTGAAATCGTGACAAGCTTGGAAGCGGCTTTAGCGCTAGCTGGAGATGTACCTGAGGTAATGATTATTGGTGGCGAGCAGATTTTCCGTTTAGTGATGGAGATGGCTGATCGCTTGTATATCACAAAAATTAATCACGCCTTTCAGGGAGATACCTATTTCCCAAGCTATGAGCAGGATTTTGTCCAAGTCTCTTCACAGGAGCCTGAAACAGCACCAGAAGGCTATACATTCCAATATCAAATTTTTGAACGTAAATAAACGAAAAAGCAATCGCTCCCTTCACAATGAGCGATTGCTTTTATTATAGATAAAAATAAACACATGCATACATAGAGGCACAGCCAGCTAGCACAAAGAGGTGCCAGATCGCATGGTTAAAGGGCAGTGAACGCCATGCATAAAAGATGGCCCCAATCGTATAGAACAGCCCACCAGCTAGCAGTAAAGCAAAGCCATGTAACCCTAAATAGAGATAAACAGGCTTAATGGCAAATATAATTAACCAGCCCATTCCGATATAAAAAATCAATGAAAGTACTTCAAAGCGATTAATAAAGAAACATTTAAACAACACACCAAGCACAGCCAGTGACCAAATAATACATAGCAACGTCAATCCTAGAGTACCACCAACGGCAATTAATAAAAATGGCGTATAGGTGCCGGCAATTAAAATATAAATGGACGAATGGTCCAAAATAGCGAAAAAGTGTTTATATTTTTCTGGCATACTGTGTAGCAAGGTAGACATTAAAAACAGAATGATGACAGACGCACCGAAAATGCTGAAGGTTGTAATATGTAGGGCATTTCCTGTTTGTACGGCTGCTAATAGTAGAACAACCAGTGCTGGAATACTAGCGATGAAACCAATACCATGTGTAATGGCATTCCACAGCTCTTCCCTCCATGATTTATAGTCAAATGAATCAACCATTTGAAACACTCCTTTCGTTCATACATTTACTATACCCCAATAATTTGTACATGAACATTTACATTTGTCATATATTTCATATCAAAAATGTCATAAGGCTGTCATAATCTTTGAGGGGCATTGATAGACAAGAGGTAGGCGAAAACGCTATAGTATCCAAGGTAGCGTTTACATGCAAGCGAGGACAAGGTTTTGCCTAATGACAAATGTCATGTTTACATAATGATTCATTAGTCTATATAATAAATTTTAATGAAGTAAAAGGATGTGTCGAAGTGAGACGAATTCATATAGTAACGGACTCAACTTGTGATTTAACAAAAGAAGAAGTAGCACAACATGGAATACATATCGTGCCTTTAACGATTCAAATTGATGGTCAAACATATACAGATGGTGTGGACTTAGAGCCACAGTCTTTTTTAGGCTTAATGAAAAATGCGAAAAATTTACCAAAAAGTTCGCAGCCAGCACCAGGGAAATTTAAAGAATTATATGATGAGCTAGGTAAAGATGGTGATCAAATAATCTCCATCCATATGACAGGCGGCATGAGTGGAACAGTAGAATCTGCACGTCAAGCAGCACAAATGACAGATGCCGATGTGACAGTCATTGACTCTCGCTTTATCGCGATTGGTTTGGCTATCCAACTACGTGAGGCAATCCGCATGCGTGATGAAGGCGCAACAGTAGAGGACATCGTGGCACGTTTAGAAAAGGTACGAGACAATACGCATTTATATGTGATTGTGGACACGCTCGAAAACTTAATTAAAGGCGGTCGAATCGGTAAAGGAACAGGCTTTATCGGTTCTCTCCTAAACATCAAAGTCATTGCCAACCTTGAAGGGGGCGTATACAACCCTGTGTCAAAGGTACGTAGTCATAAGCAAGTAGTCAATTTCTTATTTAAACAATTCCAAGCAGACACAGCCGGAAAAACGGTTAAGGCAGTCGGCATTTCCCATGCAGATGGTCTAGTAACGATGGGCAACCCATTAAAATCGTTAATCGAAGACACAGGCTTTAACGATGTAGAAATTGCCTTTACATCCCCAATCATCTCGACACACACAGGTCCAGGAGCCATCGGTTTTATTTATTTTGCAGAATAATAGGAAGGAGCTACTACATAAGTAAATGTAGTGGCTTTTTTTATACGTCGATCTCGTAGCAACCATAACTTTCACACCAGGGATGAGCGGACTTGTGTGAAAGATGAGCCATTTTAATTAACCCGTGATCCGTTTCCGACTAAATAAGAGCGTTTTGGATTAAATGGTGATCACTTGAACAGCAAGAAAGAGCGTCTCCGATCAAATGGAGATCACTTGGCTAGTGAGAAAGAGCGTCTTCGATTAAATAGTGATCACTTTGCTACTAAGAAAGAGCGTCTCCGATCAAATGGAGATCACTTGGCTACCAAGAAAGAGCGTCTCCGGTCAAATGGAGATCACTTTGCTACTAAGAAAGAGCGTCTCCGATCAAATGGAGATCACTTTGCTACTGAGAAAGAGCGTCTCCGGTCAAATGGAGATCACTTTGCTACTAAGAAAGAGCGTTTCCGGTCAAATGGAGATCACTTTACTACTAAGAAAGAGCGTCTTCGATTAAATGGAGATCACTTTGCTACTGAGAAAGAGCGTCTCCAATTAAATAGTGATCACTTTGCTATTAAGAAAGAGCGTCTCCGATCAAATGGAGATCACTTTGCTACCAAGAAAGAGCGTCTTCGATTAAATGGAGATCACTTTGCTAGTGAGAAAGAGCGTCTCCGATCAAATGGAGATCACTTTGCTACTAAGAAAGAGCGTCTTCGATCAAATGGAGATCACTTGGCTAGTGAGAAAGAGCGTCTTCGATTAAATGGAGATCACTTTGCTACTAAGAAAGAGCGCCTCCGATTAAATGGAGATCACTTGGCTACTAAGAAAGAGCGTCTCCGATCAAATGGTGATCGTTTCCCCACAAAGAAAGAGCGTCTTCGTTACAAAGATGATCGGTTTACCACGAAGTAAGAGCGTCTTCAAACAAAGTGTGATCGCTTTCTCGCCTGATATGAGCGGCTAACCACTAAGTATGATCGTCTTCATTTAAATAGTGTCGTTTTGCCAACAAATACAATCAGTAATCCTCCTAATGATCATCACTTCCGCATAAAGGTACACTGAATAAACACACATTATCCATACATACACCCCATGATTGAGTGAGGAAATTTGGCAAGAACACAAAATTATGGAGAACTAAGGGTAAGTCACTTTTCATTGCGGCATAAACTATTCTATAATAGAAGTAATAGAAAGGGATGGAAGGTGGTCAAATGGACATTTGGCGATTTATGTTGTCGTGTTTGACCGTCTTAGTACTAAGTGGTTGTGCAATTTCAATCGATGAACCGAATCCGCAAGCAGAGCCTGAAGGTGAGCAAGCAGGAACGGAGCAAGATATGCCGCAGGATGAGCAACAAACAGAAGATGAGGAAAAAACATCTAAGAATATGTTGACGCAAATTTTTGAACATTTTTTTGAGCCATCAGCAGAGGATTTATCGCAAATTGATGAAGAACAAGCAAAGCAACTACATTACTTGGCACTGGGAGATTCGTTGACAGATGGTGTCGGTGATGAGTATAGTCAAGACGGTTATGTTGGAAGATTAGCAGATTCATTGCTCGCATGGCCTTCGATCTCGGATGTGGAGGTCGATAATCGGGGCAAACGTGGTAGACGCAGTGATCAGCTACTAAAATTAGTGAAAAAAGGGCATTATGATGAAGAGCTGCAAGAAGCACAGTTCATTTCCTTAACAATGGGTGGCAATGATGTCATGAAGGTCGTCAGGCAGGATTTATTTAACTTGAAGCGTGACGCTTTTGATAAGGAATTGCTGGCTTATAAAGAACGTTACAGCAAAATTGTAGAAGGCATTCGCGCAAAAAATCCGACAGTGCCCTTATTACTCATTGGTTTTTATAATCCCTTTTCGATTGTGACCAATGAGGCGAATGAATTTGATACGATTATCACAGAATGGAATAATGTGATTGAGGAAGTAGCCAGCAAGGATTCCAATGCTTGTTACGTATCAGTAGAAGATTTGTTTGATTCAAATGAAGAGCTCGTTTATCATACAGACTTTTTCCACCCCAATGCAAAGGGGTATGAAAAAATGACAGAGCGTATACTAGCAGCAATGGAGCAGTGTGGTATGGAAAAAAAGATTAACAAGGCAATAGGCTTCGAGGAGTGACAAAATGAATAAATGGAAAGTCGCGTTTTTTGCCTTAGCGGGCACAGTGCTTTTTGCAATCCTCCTCGTCGTTTTTTTAGCAACTAGACCAGTGGATGGCGTCCATGTTGCGAAGAGTTCAGCAGGTGAAAGTGAAAGCAAAGGGAATGTACTCGTGGTGCAAACCACAACAAAGGAATTAGAATCGATATCAAAAAAATATTTAAAGGATGCAGCGAAAGGCTCACCTTTACCACTTGATTTCACAATTGGGGATGATATTCAATTACGCAGCACACTAACGGTATTTTATACGGAAATCCCTATTTCCATGAATTTTGAGCCCATTGTGGATGACAAGGGGAATATTATTTTAAAACAGACGGGCATGAATGTCGGGTTATTAAACATTCCACCGGAGACGACGATGAAAATCATGCGCGATTCGGTGGAATTTCCCTCATGGATTACCGTGAATCCGAATAAAGCCGAAATTTATATTGATTTATCGCGCATTAACATTGCTTCTGGATCACGTGTACGTGCTAAAGAGTTGGACTTACCAAAGGATAAAATCTTATTGGAAATTATTGTTCCTGGTGAATAAGGAGTGAAATGAATGGCAAAGCAATATGCAACATTTGCGGGAGGCTGTTTTTGGTGTATGGTCAAGCCCTTTGACGAAACACCCGGCATTGATTCTGTGATTTCAGGCTATACAGGTGGACATGTTGTGAATCCTACCTATGAACAGGTGTGCTCTGAAACAACAGGGCATGTAGAGGCTGTACAAATCACATTTGATGATGAATTATATAGCTACGAGCAGTTACTTGCGATTTATTGGACATTGATTGACCCAACAGATGCAGGCGGGCAATTTTACGACCGTGGAGAATCCTACACAACGGCCATTTTTTATCATGACGAAGAACAACGTGAGCTAGCTGAACGTTCAAAGGCGGATTTACAAGCGTCTGGCAAGTTTGATAAACCAATTATGGTAAAAATCTTACCAGCCACTACGTTTTATCCGGCTGAGGGTTATCATCAGCAGTATTATAAGAAAAATCCAATGCACTATGAGCGCTATTCGATTGGATCCGGTCGTCGAGCGTTTCAGGAGCATCACTGGGGGAATAAGCATGAGTAAAGAACAGCGTTTAAAAGAATTAACTGAAATGCAATATTATGTGACACAAGAAAATGGTACAGAGCCACCATTTCGCAATGAATTCGATGACCATTTTGCAGAAGGCATCTACGTAGATATTGTATCTGGCAAGCCTTTATTCAGCTCACTCGATAAATACAACTCCGGCTGTGGCTGGCCAGCCTTCACAAAGCCGATTGAAAAAGAACAGGTAACCGAGCATTTCGATACATCTCACGGCATGCGTCGAGTGGAGGTACGCAGCAAAGAAGCGGATTCCCATCTAGGACATGTCTTCCCAGACGGCCCAAGTGAGCAAGGCGGCTTACGCTACTGCATAAACTCAGCAGCCCTTCGATTTATCGCAAAAGAAGATTTAGAAAAAGAAGGCTATGGCGAATACCTAGCATTATTTAAATAGTAAAGCCTAGCAAGGTAGCTCCTTGCTAGGTTTTTTTGTGTCATTATAAAGTGAGGGGGAGAAATAGCAGATAGAAGGATAAGATTCTAAAAGCGCAGGATAGAACTGAAAAAGTAGCGGATAGAACGCTCAAAGTGGAGGATAGCCCTGCGAATTAGGAGGAGCCCCCGCAGATAGAAGGATAAGATTCTAAAAGTAAAGGATAGAACTGAAAAAGTAGCGGATAGAATGCTCAAAGTGGAGGATAGCCCCACGAATTAGGAGGAGCCCCCGCAGATAGAAGGATAGGATTCTAAAAGTAAAGGATAGAACTGAAAAAGTAGAGGATAGCTCTACAAATTAGGAGGAGCCCCCGCAGATAGAAGGATAAGATTCTAAAAGTAAAGGATAGAACTGAAAAAGTAGCGGATAGAATGCTCAAAGTGGAGGATAGCCCCACGAATTAGGAGGAGCCCCCGCAGATAGAAGGATAAGATTCTAAAAGTAAAGGATAGAACTGAAAAAGTAGCGGATAGAATGCTCAAAGTGGAGGATAGCCCCGCAAATTAGGAGGAGCCCCCGCAGATAGAAGGATAAGATTCTAAAAGTAAAGGATAAAACTAAAAAAGTAGCGGATAGAATGCTGGAAGTGGAGGATAGCCCTGCGAATTAGGAAGCGAACCAGCAGATAGAAGGATAGGATTCTAAAAGCGCAGGATAGAACTGAAAAAGTAGCGGATAGAATGCTGGAAGTGGAGGATAGCCCCACAAATTAGGAGGAGCCCCCGTAGATAGAAGGATAAGATTCTAAAAGCGTAGGATAGAACTGAAAAAGTAGCGGATAGAATGCTGGAAGTGGAGGATAGCCCTGCGAATTAGGAAGCGAACCAGCAGATAGAAGGATAGGATTCTAAAAGCGCAGGATAGAACTGAAAAAGTAGCGGATAGAATGCTCAAAGTGGAGGATAGCCCCGCAAATTAGGAGGAGCCCCCGCAGATAGAAGGATAAGATTCTAAAAGTGAAGGATAGAACTGAAAAAGTAGTGGATAGAATGCTGGAAGTGGAGGATAGCCCCGCAAATTAGGAGGAGCCCCCGCAGATAGAAGGATAAGATTCTAAAAGTGAAGGATAGAACTGAAAAAGTAGTGGATAGAATGCTGGAAGTGGAGGATAGCCCCACGAATTAGGAGGAGCCCCCGCAGATAGAAGGATAGAATACTCAAAATGAAGGATAGCCCTATAAATTAAAAAAGGAGAACCAATCGAAAATATTGGTTCTCCCTCTCCAATTCAAAAATCTTAAACTTTAAACTCGCTTACGAGGTTGCGTAGGCTATCGGCTTGTTGGGCGAGCTCAGTGGCTGCGGCGTTGATTTCCTGCATGGATGCGGAGCCTTGTGTGGCTGCTGCTGCAGATGTTACGGTGTTGGCCGCGGATTGTTCTGCGTAGGCATTGACATGAATGAAGTCACTTGCCACCGCATTGCTATTTTCAAGTGTTGTCGCAATTTTATCCACCATGGCTGCGATGATGGATGTTGTTTCCTCGGTATGCGACAAAATATTGGCTAAGGATTGATTTGTTTCATTGGTCACTTCAACGCCTCGGATGACCGTTGTCACACCTTCATGATTTTGGGCAATGATCGATGTGACCTCATCTTGGATGGATGTGACAATCGATGTAACCTCTTTTGCTGCACTTTGGGATTGCTCTGCTAGCTTGCGCACCTCATCGGCTACGACCGCAAAGCCTCGTCCATGCTCGCCAGCGCGCGCCGCTTCAATCGCCGCATTTAAAGCGAGAAGGTTTGTTTGCTCAGAAATGGCCGTGATTGTACCGATAATGGACGTAATATCCGCCGATTTACGACCTAACGCCTCCACAGTAGACGTTGTAGAAGCCATTGTTTCTTCAATGGATTGCATCACGAGTGACGATTGTTCCACAGAGCGGCTACCTTCATCGGCTGCTTGCTGCATGGCAACAGAGGCACGATGGACAGCACTCGCTTGCTCATTTAATTGGTGCATCGAATGCTCTAAGTCGCTCATTTTTTGCTGCGCACTATTCATACTGGAAATTGTATTGTCACTATCACTCGCAATATCTGCTGTCGCATCCGCTATATCCTGAATTGTACGCGCATTTTCATCTGCTAACGACATCAGCTCCTGACTACTGCTTGATACATGATCGGCCAATTCACTTACGCGTCGAATTAAGTTGGAAATCGACTCGATTAACGTATTCGTTGAGGCTGCAATAATCGAAAATTCATCACGATTACGCACATTTACTCGTCTTGTCAAATCGCCGCCAGCTTGTGCAATATCAAGGATAGAGTCATTAATCGCCTGTGTATTACGTTTCAGTGATTTAAATAGCATAAAGCCAAAAATCACAATCGCTAAAAAGCCAACGATTGATACAAGAAAGAACGTCGTGATCGAAAGGTTTACCTGCTGATTAAGCTTGTCTAATTTTGTTTTATTGGAATCGTCCATGACGGTATTGATGGTCTCGATGTTTTTATCGATATGCGTTTTCATTGTTTCCCCAGTAGCACCCATCATCAGCTTACGAGCCTGCTCAAGACCGAGCTCATCACGCATTGTCATAACTTTATCTGAATAATCAAGGTAATTTTTATAATATTGCTCGATTGCCTGCATATGACCTAGTTCCACTTGTCGATCTTGAAATTGATCTTTCAAGGCAGCCAGCTTTTTATTAATGGTATCAATTTTTAAATGATAAGAAGTGGAATAAATGCCGTTACCAGTAATCAAATATGATTGTTCTAAATTGGTCAGTCTAGCAATCTCGTAGGCAAGTTGATTCACCGTTAGTTGCTCCTGCACGTTTTTCTTAGTGAAGTCTTCCATTTGGTGCTGCAAATTTTGTATATTGATATAGGACAATATACCCATTATACCGTTAATTACAATAAGAAGTGCAAACATAATAAGCACTTTACCCCGAATTAAATGGTAAAAACGTTGTCGTTTTTCTTTAATAGGAGGGGGATTGTTCCCGGTTTCCCCTTGTGTAGAAGCTTTCCTCTTCTTAAAAAAGCTAAAAGTAAAGAGAGACGGGCGTTTTTTCGCTGTATCATGAGTTTTTTTAGTCTTTTTCATCGCCATCACCTTCCTATTTTTTTAAATAGTCGATTTCAATTTTATCTTATTTTGCTAGATTTTTCTATCGTTATTTCTAAAAATTAAAATTTTTCAGA encodes:
- a CDS encoding amino acid oxidase, coding for MKKFLFILSLLVLVACSNDETKYDGAPLKMAVVGTIPELNNEKIHFETIALDEFSEDTLHISTNFDAVMITPVMFEEASADKLVKAYENAKIPIVFFDSPKRHFPFTREGTTFETAHWESLHNGSHTTIYLYDHDANREDVWYFYMKGEKGLDILYKEIFQTIETL
- a CDS encoding class I SAM-dependent rRNA methyltransferase, translated to MTQIMALQIQQPFSDQLKKGYPLISKDAVDARRLPAEQGTLLKLMDHHNRFIGTGYYGIQNKGIGWVLTTDANETIDKPFFMKKFKKAIDNRAAFFNNENTTAFRVFNGEGDGIGGLTIDFFNGYYMVSWYSEGIYSFREVVYEALAETVNYQAIYEKKRFDSKGQYIEQDDFVMGTPGEFPIMVKENGMTYAVHLNDGAMTGIFLDQREVRLAIRERYANNTDMLNTFSYTGAFSVAAALGGAIKTTSVDVAKRSLAKTIEQFSVNHIDYEAQDIKVMDVFHYFKYAQRHALQFDLVVLDPPSFARTKQMTFSTAKDYPKLLKDTIAITAKNGIIVASTNNASFGMKKFKGFIDQAFKETRTRYKIVEEYGLPKDFRVQREYPEFNYLKVVFIQKID
- a CDS encoding alpha/beta hydrolase, coding for MTTLRKEAVHYIEAQRTGTPYYKVTPQEARAMRTVTQWQSAHKPKLASIEDHNITVRDGAQITVRLYTPVVGKALPVIVYYHGGGWVYGNLESVDAGCQLLADQAQAIVVSVDYRLAPEYPFPTPLHDAYDSLVWVHDHIEAIGGDVSRLSVAGDSAGGNLATVVAHLATALDGPTLQAQALIYPVTNVDFSTVSYLAYGENYGLDAQAMQWFSQHYTEEANFTNPFVSPLQLEDVRNMPKTLIIAAEADVLFDEGLSYAQKLKAAGVAVEHITMPGLIHSYFSKMNYFEDATIETVTKIAQFLK
- a CDS encoding dihydrofolate reductase; this encodes MISLIVAHDDNHVIGYNNGMPWHLPGDLQYFKQKTMGKPMIMGRKTFESIGRPLPGRRNIVITRDENYQAEGIEIVTSLEAALALAGDVPEVMIIGGEQIFRLVMEMADRLYITKINHAFQGDTYFPSYEQDFVQVSSQEPETAPEGYTFQYQIFERK
- the trhA gene encoding PAQR family membrane homeostasis protein TrhA, which gives rise to MVDSFDYKSWREELWNAITHGIGFIASIPALVVLLLAAVQTGNALHITTFSIFGASVIILFLMSTLLHSMPEKYKHFFAILDHSSIYILIAGTYTPFLLIAVGGTLGLTLLCIIWSLAVLGVLFKCFFINRFEVLSLIFYIGMGWLIIFAIKPVYLYLGLHGFALLLAGGLFYTIGAIFYAWRSLPFNHAIWHLFVLAGCASMYACVYFYL
- a CDS encoding DegV family protein, translating into MRRIHIVTDSTCDLTKEEVAQHGIHIVPLTIQIDGQTYTDGVDLEPQSFLGLMKNAKNLPKSSQPAPGKFKELYDELGKDGDQIISIHMTGGMSGTVESARQAAQMTDADVTVIDSRFIAIGLAIQLREAIRMRDEGATVEDIVARLEKVRDNTHLYVIVDTLENLIKGGRIGKGTGFIGSLLNIKVIANLEGGVYNPVSKVRSHKQVVNFLFKQFQADTAGKTVKAVGISHADGLVTMGNPLKSLIEDTGFNDVEIAFTSPIISTHTGPGAIGFIYFAE
- a CDS encoding GDSL-type esterase/lipase family protein translates to MDIWRFMLSCLTVLVLSGCAISIDEPNPQAEPEGEQAGTEQDMPQDEQQTEDEEKTSKNMLTQIFEHFFEPSAEDLSQIDEEQAKQLHYLALGDSLTDGVGDEYSQDGYVGRLADSLLAWPSISDVEVDNRGKRGRRSDQLLKLVKKGHYDEELQEAQFISLTMGGNDVMKVVRQDLFNLKRDAFDKELLAYKERYSKIVEGIRAKNPTVPLLLIGFYNPFSIVTNEANEFDTIITEWNNVIEEVASKDSNACYVSVEDLFDSNEELVYHTDFFHPNAKGYEKMTERILAAMEQCGMEKKINKAIGFEE
- a CDS encoding YpmS family protein, translating into MNKWKVAFFALAGTVLFAILLVVFLATRPVDGVHVAKSSAGESESKGNVLVVQTTTKELESISKKYLKDAAKGSPLPLDFTIGDDIQLRSTLTVFYTEIPISMNFEPIVDDKGNIILKQTGMNVGLLNIPPETTMKIMRDSVEFPSWITVNPNKAEIYIDLSRINIASGSRVRAKELDLPKDKILLEIIVPGE
- the msrA gene encoding peptide-methionine (S)-S-oxide reductase MsrA; protein product: MAKQYATFAGGCFWCMVKPFDETPGIDSVISGYTGGHVVNPTYEQVCSETTGHVEAVQITFDDELYSYEQLLAIYWTLIDPTDAGGQFYDRGESYTTAIFYHDEEQRELAERSKADLQASGKFDKPIMVKILPATTFYPAEGYHQQYYKKNPMHYERYSIGSGRRAFQEHHWGNKHE
- the msrB gene encoding peptide-methionine (R)-S-oxide reductase MsrB, producing MSKEQRLKELTEMQYYVTQENGTEPPFRNEFDDHFAEGIYVDIVSGKPLFSSLDKYNSGCGWPAFTKPIEKEQVTEHFDTSHGMRRVEVRSKEADSHLGHVFPDGPSEQGGLRYCINSAALRFIAKEDLEKEGYGEYLALFK
- a CDS encoding methyl-accepting chemotaxis protein, which produces MKKTKKTHDTAKKRPSLFTFSFFKKRKASTQGETGNNPPPIKEKRQRFYHLIRGKVLIMFALLIVINGIMGILSYINIQNLQHQMEDFTKKNVQEQLTVNQLAYEIARLTNLEQSYLITGNGIYSTSYHLKIDTINKKLAALKDQFQDRQVELGHMQAIEQYYKNYLDYSDKVMTMRDELGLEQARKLMMGATGETMKTHIDKNIETINTVMDDSNKTKLDKLNQQVNLSITTFFLVSIVGFLAIVIFGFMLFKSLKRNTQAINDSILDIAQAGGDLTRRVNVRNRDEFSIIAASTNTLIESISNLIRRVSELADHVSSSSQELMSLADENARTIQDIADATADIASDSDNTISSMNSAQQKMSDLEHSMHQLNEQASAVHRASVAMQQAADEGSRSVEQSSLVMQSIEETMASTTSTVEALGRKSADITSIIGTITAISEQTNLLALNAAIEAARAGEHGRGFAVVADEVRKLAEQSQSAAKEVTSIVTSIQDEVTSIIAQNHEGVTTVIRGVEVTNETNQSLANILSHTEETTSIIAAMVDKIATTLENSNAVASDFIHVNAYAEQSAANTVTSAAAATQGSASMQEINAAATELAQQADSLRNLVSEFKV